One part of the Bacteroidia bacterium genome encodes these proteins:
- a CDS encoding DUF3857 domain-containing protein: MMNKKLVFFLFLTASLCTSVFGQDIKSLDEIPEDLKKDANAIVQDRRFNIYVNSARQSVIEKTEVITILNEKAAHLAVKGEGFDKSFYSKPDISGEVYNSRGKLVKKLKKKDQLVRSAISDFSIYEDDKILYLDLRHTDYPYTIVYHSRQNSRDLYILPPYWGLYPDEYVSVLYSRLFVEVSPEVGLLYKTHKVEQEPVTGENGGNKTFSWTFEKRKPYENEAYAPSGNNPFIRMVPESFSAGDLKGSYKSWEDLGTFYYELNKDRDVLPEEMKVKVHQLTDNIQDPEEKIKVLYEYMQKNTRYVSVQLGIGGLQTFDANYVYKNGYGDCKALSNYMKSMLKEIGITSYVGSIYAAKNPPPFYRDFSAPQFNHVILCIPQKQDTTWLECTSSYNPTGYLGRSTEDRDILLFTPEGGRLVKTPSSTPDQNGQLRRAEFHLDKEGNANAKIDVLYSGYQQEVIRGGVMALSESDQKDWLRNTIDLGSYDINGFNIEDQAQRKRPGMMVHADIRARNMASLSGNRLFLPLREVEAPFSIPKSDKNRSQDIELSYPYLDTDTLIYHIPENFYIEGMPEVPVKVEEDFGSYEVNIEILDPQTLRYTRKMRMQKMILPAARYNEYRDFYKKINKLDRLQVVLANRS, encoded by the coding sequence ATGATGAATAAGAAATTAGTTTTCTTTCTCTTCCTCACAGCAAGTCTTTGTACTTCTGTTTTCGGTCAGGATATCAAAAGTCTGGATGAAATCCCCGAGGATTTGAAGAAAGATGCCAATGCCATTGTTCAGGACAGACGCTTCAATATCTATGTGAATTCTGCCAGGCAATCAGTCATCGAGAAAACCGAGGTGATCACCATTCTCAATGAAAAAGCAGCTCATTTGGCTGTGAAAGGAGAAGGTTTTGACAAAAGCTTTTACAGCAAACCGGATATCAGTGGAGAAGTCTATAATTCCCGTGGGAAGCTGGTCAAAAAGCTCAAAAAGAAGGATCAGTTGGTTCGAAGTGCTATCAGTGATTTTTCCATCTATGAGGATGATAAGATCCTATATCTGGATTTACGACATACGGACTATCCCTATACCATCGTTTATCACAGCAGACAAAATTCTCGCGACCTCTATATCCTTCCTCCTTATTGGGGTTTGTATCCGGATGAATATGTATCGGTCCTTTATTCAAGACTTTTTGTAGAAGTAAGTCCAGAAGTGGGTTTGCTTTACAAAACCCATAAAGTAGAGCAAGAACCCGTTACCGGAGAGAATGGGGGAAATAAGACTTTCTCATGGACTTTTGAGAAGAGGAAACCTTATGAAAATGAAGCTTATGCTCCCAGTGGAAACAATCCTTTTATTCGCATGGTTCCCGAGTCTTTTTCAGCCGGAGACCTGAAAGGGAGTTATAAAAGTTGGGAAGATCTGGGGACTTTTTATTATGAGTTGAATAAAGACAGAGATGTATTGCCGGAGGAAATGAAAGTAAAAGTCCACCAACTGACGGACAACATCCAGGACCCGGAGGAGAAGATCAAAGTCCTTTACGAGTATATGCAGAAAAACACCCGTTACGTCAGCGTACAACTCGGTATAGGAGGGCTACAAACCTTTGATGCCAACTATGTGTACAAAAATGGCTATGGGGATTGTAAAGCTTTGAGCAATTATATGAAAAGTATGCTAAAGGAAATTGGCATTACTTCTTATGTTGGTTCTATCTATGCGGCCAAGAATCCACCTCCTTTTTACAGGGATTTCAGTGCCCCTCAGTTCAATCATGTCATTCTTTGTATTCCTCAAAAGCAGGACACAACCTGGCTGGAATGTACAAGCAGCTATAATCCCACTGGTTATCTGGGACGTTCTACGGAGGATAGAGACATTCTTCTCTTTACTCCAGAAGGAGGACGTTTGGTAAAAACACCTTCCAGTACACCCGACCAAAATGGGCAACTCAGACGTGCAGAATTTCACCTGGATAAAGAAGGAAATGCCAATGCCAAAATTGATGTATTATACAGTGGTTATCAGCAGGAAGTAATTCGGGGAGGTGTCATGGCCCTATCTGAATCCGACCAAAAGGATTGGTTGAGAAATACCATTGATTTGGGGAGCTATGACATCAATGGTTTCAACATTGAAGACCAGGCCCAAAGAAAAAGACCGGGCATGATGGTACATGCAGATATACGGGCCAGAAATATGGCATCCTTATCCGGAAACAGATTGTTCCTTCCTTTGAGAGAGGTAGAAGCGCCTTTTTCGATTCCCAAATCCGATAAGAACCGAAGTCAGGACATAGAATTGAGCTATCCATATCTGGATACCGATACCTTGATCTATCATATTCCTGAAAATTTTTATATCGAAGGCATGCCTGAAGTACCGGTCAAAGTTGAAGAAGATTTTGGCAGCTATGAGGTGAATATCGAAATTCTGGATCCTCAAACCCTTAGGTACACCCGTAAGATGCGCATGCAGAAAATGATTCTGCCCGCAGCACGCTACAATGAGTACAGAGATTTTTATAAGAAAATAAACAAACTGGACCGACTACAGGTCGTATTGGCCAATAGGTCCTAA
- a CDS encoding tetratricopeptide repeat protein: MLKRVMIVCAILGLIQTGLLAQADLSNAKDLILQEKYEDAKKELNGFLGSKQKNEDHIRYWLGMIEYLSGNYAGAEAAFDDALSNKKNSAINMAGKGMMNMRNNKYTDAYALLEKAQQVSKMKDPDVVFAIADAYLLGGSEEAAKAKVILYDYRTVNDEDPRTYIKLADYYKVQGVPELATKEYEIALEKVPTYVPAMASLGELYYTEGKNAETPEDKARAFKVGYDYANKAVETNPNYASAYRVRAELYLISALGDRYERARNDIQKYLELTGEDQTARIRYAQFLFLTEDYEKSLGLINNLQGEGVQNSVLRRLKGMSLNKLGRSSEAKAAMDDYFANIEEQYTIGLDYEAMGDIYRSMKDLENADANYVKAMQKDSERGNIFEDIAESYAGNAEKILEDGKSIVDAAKAADAKSRGLTKEYREILAKQQAGTITQEDADRAGALKPMIAEAQAEAKTKLNESNKVKDSAIPEYKMEAHYRAKAIEMADPVTMSLYRQLAMAHYKAKDYKAADEAFKVMHGLKEDYMLPYQYRMRCASLMDKEMEPEVNNWLVLPVAEDIVRVFADNAGNLKPGQQQTVLVALEALSLKAFDPVGDNNPDDYNCSGAQEYIAKISAIKPEYVQSRAALKSVSEYCAQ; this comes from the coding sequence ATGTTGAAACGTGTAATGATTGTTTGTGCTATTCTGGGCCTGATCCAAACAGGACTACTTGCACAAGCTGACCTAAGTAATGCAAAGGACCTCATTCTTCAAGAGAAATATGAAGATGCAAAAAAAGAGCTGAATGGCTTTTTGGGATCCAAGCAAAAGAACGAGGATCATATCCGCTACTGGCTGGGGATGATCGAATACCTATCTGGCAACTATGCCGGTGCCGAAGCCGCTTTTGATGATGCACTTTCCAATAAAAAGAATAGTGCGATCAATATGGCTGGTAAAGGGATGATGAACATGAGAAACAACAAGTATACAGATGCGTATGCCTTGTTGGAAAAAGCTCAGCAAGTAAGTAAAATGAAAGACCCCGATGTGGTATTTGCTATTGCTGATGCCTATCTTCTGGGTGGATCAGAAGAAGCTGCCAAAGCAAAAGTTATTCTTTATGATTATAGAACAGTAAATGATGAGGACCCACGTACCTACATCAAACTTGCTGACTATTACAAAGTTCAAGGGGTACCCGAACTGGCGACTAAAGAATATGAAATTGCTTTAGAAAAAGTTCCTACCTATGTACCTGCTATGGCTTCTCTTGGAGAGCTATATTATACAGAAGGAAAGAATGCTGAAACTCCGGAAGATAAAGCAAGAGCTTTCAAAGTAGGATATGATTACGCCAACAAAGCGGTTGAAACCAATCCTAACTACGCTTCTGCTTACCGTGTACGTGCTGAGCTTTACCTGATTTCTGCGCTTGGTGATCGTTATGAAAGAGCCAGAAATGACATCCAGAAATACCTCGAGCTTACAGGTGAAGATCAAACTGCACGTATCCGTTACGCTCAGTTCCTCTTCCTAACTGAAGATTATGAGAAATCTTTGGGACTTATCAATAATCTGCAGGGAGAAGGTGTTCAAAACAGTGTACTTCGTCGTCTGAAAGGAATGTCTCTGAACAAACTCGGAAGATCTTCAGAAGCAAAAGCTGCAATGGATGACTACTTTGCCAATATCGAAGAGCAGTACACCATCGGTCTTGACTATGAGGCTATGGGAGATATCTACAGATCTATGAAAGATCTGGAAAATGCAGATGCTAATTATGTAAAAGCAATGCAGAAAGATTCTGAAAGAGGAAATATCTTCGAGGACATCGCTGAATCCTATGCTGGAAATGCAGAAAAGATTCTGGAAGACGGAAAATCTATTGTAGATGCTGCTAAAGCTGCAGATGCAAAGAGCAGAGGACTGACAAAAGAATATCGTGAGATCCTGGCTAAGCAACAAGCGGGAACCATCACACAGGAAGATGCCGATAGAGCTGGAGCCCTGAAGCCTATGATTGCAGAAGCTCAGGCAGAAGCCAAAACTAAATTGAATGAGTCTAACAAAGTAAAAGACAGTGCGATTCCAGAATATAAAATGGAAGCTCACTATCGTGCAAAAGCTATAGAAATGGCTGACCCGGTTACTATGAGTCTTTACAGACAGCTCGCTATGGCTCACTATAAAGCCAAAGATTACAAAGCTGCTGACGAAGCATTCAAAGTAATGCACGGTCTGAAAGAAGATTATATGCTTCCTTATCAATACAGAATGCGTTGTGCTTCTTTGATGGATAAAGAAATGGAGCCAGAAGTAAACAACTGGTTGGTTCTTCCTGTAGCTGAAGACATCGTTCGCGTATTTGCTGATAATGCAGGAAACCTTAAGCCTGGACAGCAACAAACGGTATTGGTAGCTCTAGAAGCACTTTCTTTGAAAGCTTTTGATCCAGTAGGAGACAACAATCCTGATGATTACAACTGCTCTGGAGCACAAGAGTACATTGCAAAAATCAGTGCGATTAAGCCTGAGTATGTACAATCTCGTGCCGCTCTGAAGTCTGTTTCAGAGTACTGCGCGCAGTAA
- a CDS encoding DUF3857 domain-containing protein → MKFGKVSTAEVKMQSIEAFPEADAVYLMNVGHTYVTMSAGLKLAEERHFRIKVLTESGQEHADIELPYFAKGRTQYISSIKAMTYYEENGKVIEQKIKNADIFDEDVDGYWRQKKFSMPNVKPGSVIEIRYLLTSEDFTFIRDWYFQKDIPVLYSEFSKEVIEGFRYQTTSKGNLVGVDRSNQRTSKTTAQGTLDLVKETFKAEKIAPLKEEAFVANMSDYASHLTFQLQNISIPGGLYKDYVRTWGQISFAWNRDMGDYYKTNGATKNELASVELSGDEAKALSEIFHHVQKKFEWSGGLSLYPYPESKNLIKDKKGNGTAINYLLLTLLRDAGFEANPMLISTRGNGNVQRLFATIRQFDHIIVAVKQGEEYLLLDATGESLPLGMLPFRDLNQEGFMIGEDGYKWLSLTPKHRYKSIKSANLKLAADGSIEGNITCKHEEYSALIERNTLKEVEDRDEYFKEDLTSGFEDAELIDYEVRDEEAIYQAFTTISDFEINDNVAGSIGGKIYLKPLLDETITDNPFTSEKRVYPIDFGYGRHKMVTYSYILPEGFEVESTPQPIRMLTSDKKMVFQYQAQAMGNMLQVQFIMEIKDNVYAPQQYEEIKAFYDQVIKKHGEQIVLVKKT, encoded by the coding sequence ATGAAGTTTGGGAAAGTTTCTACTGCAGAGGTAAAAATGCAAAGCATTGAGGCTTTTCCCGAAGCTGATGCTGTATACTTAATGAATGTCGGGCATACCTACGTAACCATGTCTGCAGGCCTGAAACTGGCTGAAGAGCGACATTTCCGGATAAAAGTATTGACAGAGTCTGGCCAGGAGCATGCTGACATTGAGCTCCCCTATTTCGCCAAAGGCCGCACCCAATACATCAGTTCCATCAAAGCCATGACTTATTATGAAGAAAATGGCAAAGTGATTGAACAGAAGATTAAAAATGCTGACATTTTTGATGAAGACGTTGACGGATACTGGAGGCAGAAGAAGTTTTCCATGCCCAATGTCAAACCGGGCTCCGTTATTGAAATCCGCTACCTCCTGACTTCTGAAGATTTTACCTTTATCCGCGATTGGTATTTCCAAAAAGATATCCCGGTCCTCTATTCTGAATTTTCGAAAGAAGTAATTGAAGGTTTCAGGTACCAAACTACTTCAAAAGGGAATCTGGTAGGAGTTGACAGAAGCAACCAACGGACTTCTAAAACTACTGCTCAGGGTACCCTTGATCTTGTCAAGGAAACTTTTAAGGCAGAAAAAATCGCTCCCTTAAAAGAAGAGGCTTTCGTAGCCAATATGAGCGACTATGCCTCTCATTTGACATTCCAGCTACAAAATATCAGCATACCCGGAGGACTGTATAAAGATTATGTCAGAACCTGGGGACAGATCTCCTTTGCGTGGAACCGTGATATGGGAGATTATTATAAAACTAATGGAGCCACCAAAAATGAATTGGCTTCTGTAGAATTGTCTGGAGATGAAGCCAAAGCATTGTCCGAAATTTTCCATCACGTTCAGAAAAAATTCGAATGGAGTGGCGGTCTCAGCCTTTATCCTTATCCGGAAAGCAAAAACCTCATCAAAGACAAAAAAGGCAATGGAACAGCGATCAATTATTTGCTCCTGACTTTATTGCGGGATGCAGGCTTTGAAGCGAATCCTATGCTTATCTCTACTCGTGGCAATGGAAATGTTCAACGACTTTTTGCCACCATTCGTCAGTTCGACCACATCATTGTTGCGGTAAAGCAAGGAGAGGAATATCTGCTCCTCGATGCTACAGGAGAATCTTTGCCGCTGGGGATGCTTCCTTTTCGCGACCTGAATCAAGAAGGATTCATGATAGGAGAAGATGGATATAAATGGCTTTCCTTGACTCCTAAACATCGGTATAAGTCCATCAAATCTGCAAACCTGAAACTCGCTGCAGATGGCAGTATTGAAGGGAATATTACCTGTAAGCATGAAGAATATAGTGCCTTGATTGAAAGGAACACACTAAAAGAAGTAGAAGACAGGGACGAATACTTCAAAGAAGATTTGACTTCCGGCTTTGAGGATGCAGAGTTGATTGATTATGAAGTAAGGGATGAAGAAGCCATTTACCAGGCTTTCACTACCATATCAGACTTTGAAATCAATGATAATGTTGCCGGATCAATCGGAGGGAAGATTTATTTGAAACCTCTCCTGGATGAAACCATTACTGACAATCCTTTTACATCGGAGAAAAGAGTTTATCCCATCGACTTTGGATACGGACGCCACAAAATGGTGACATATTCCTACATTTTGCCCGAGGGCTTTGAGGTGGAAAGCACTCCCCAGCCTATCCGTATGCTTACCTCAGATAAAAAAATGGTCTTTCAATATCAGGCTCAGGCCATGGGAAATATGTTGCAGGTCCAGTTTATTATGGAGATCAAAGACAATGTTTATGCTCCTCAACAATATGAAGAGATCAAGGCTTTTTACGATCAGGTAATCAAAAAGCACGGAGAGCAAATTGTTCTAGTTAAAAAGACCTAA
- a CDS encoding sigma-70 family RNA polymerase sigma factor, whose amino-acid sequence MALRKRSISQQEMQEEYLQIEEAKKNPARFGVIYERYYQQIFLFVYKRVADEENTADICSQVFLKAMLSLKKYKFQGVPFSAWLYRIAINEINQFFRNTKSQRVISMEGKDLIDMAEEVEEDHSEANLQALLKTFQRLSPDEIQFVELRFFEKMSFKEVAAVYSITENNAKVRMYRLINKMKKLMLDLKTKQGDFDLSLPKQDSQH is encoded by the coding sequence TTGGCGCTAAGAAAACGAAGTATATCCCAACAAGAGATGCAGGAAGAATACCTGCAAATCGAGGAAGCGAAGAAAAATCCAGCTCGCTTTGGGGTGATATATGAGCGCTATTATCAGCAAATTTTCCTCTTTGTGTATAAGAGAGTTGCTGATGAAGAGAACACGGCAGATATATGTTCGCAGGTATTTCTCAAGGCTATGCTGAGTCTGAAGAAGTACAAATTTCAAGGGGTTCCTTTCTCAGCCTGGCTATATCGAATAGCCATCAATGAAATCAACCAGTTTTTCAGAAACACTAAATCCCAACGTGTGATCAGCATGGAAGGGAAAGATTTGATTGATATGGCAGAGGAAGTGGAAGAGGATCATAGCGAAGCCAATCTGCAGGCTTTGCTGAAAACTTTTCAGCGATTGAGTCCGGATGAGATTCAATTCGTTGAACTGCGGTTTTTTGAAAAAATGTCTTTCAAGGAAGTTGCAGCGGTTTATAGTATCACAGAAAACAATGCGAAAGTGCGAATGTATCGCCTGATCAATAAAATGAAAAAGCTAATGTTGGACCTGAAAACGAAGCAGGGAGATTTTGATCTCAGCCTGCCGAAACAAGATTCTCAGCATTGA
- a CDS encoding substrate-binding domain-containing protein, translating to MKSLLVLTVVGFSLGIFSCSQAGAPDERVGTENPQKETRKKTYVPPASETGTSGEIYITVDESLLPIIEAEIEQFQGLYPNASVHPLYMPGEEAIRSMITGDSIRLTIATRMLTKEEEEILESKTIAPRHSQIFTEGVTLISHKENSAKDLTRDAMRKILLGDYKSWTDITGSNLTDEIRIVFDHAASGTIRFLKDSVLVGQNIRQDNVYALKNSPSVLEYVAENTNSIGVIGVSWISDVDDEEMRDFLSNVNVLRIEKPDSGVPCAYEEQFFGPWQSFLNQGCYPLRRPVFTILRETSFGLGTGLVSFLDGPVGQRIVHKAGLSAFHGIPRRVKLPPKEGARNPLKSKK from the coding sequence ATGAAATCTCTTCTTGTGCTTACGGTTGTGGGATTTTCACTCGGGATATTCTCCTGTTCTCAGGCAGGTGCACCCGATGAAAGGGTTGGGACGGAAAATCCACAAAAAGAAACACGCAAAAAGACCTATGTACCCCCGGCAAGTGAAACTGGAACTTCCGGAGAAATCTACATTACTGTGGACGAATCACTACTACCGATTATTGAAGCAGAAATAGAGCAATTTCAGGGCCTTTACCCGAATGCTAGTGTACATCCCCTGTATATGCCAGGAGAAGAGGCTATTCGTTCTATGATCACCGGGGATTCAATCAGACTGACCATAGCAACCCGCATGCTTACGAAAGAGGAGGAAGAAATCCTGGAGAGTAAAACTATCGCTCCTCGTCATAGTCAGATATTCACAGAAGGCGTCACCCTAATTAGCCATAAAGAAAATAGTGCCAAGGATCTCACTCGGGATGCCATGAGAAAGATTCTTTTAGGAGATTATAAATCATGGACAGATATTACTGGTTCCAACCTCACCGACGAGATAAGAATCGTATTTGACCATGCAGCTTCCGGTACCATTCGTTTTTTGAAAGATTCGGTCCTTGTAGGGCAAAATATACGACAAGACAACGTTTATGCGTTGAAAAACAGCCCCTCGGTCTTGGAATATGTCGCAGAAAATACCAATTCCATCGGGGTAATAGGCGTATCTTGGATAAGTGACGTAGATGATGAAGAAATGCGAGACTTTTTATCCAATGTAAACGTCTTAAGAATAGAAAAGCCTGATTCCGGGGTTCCATGTGCTTATGAAGAGCAGTTTTTCGGGCCCTGGCAGAGTTTCCTCAATCAGGGTTGCTATCCCCTACGAAGACCGGTATTTACGATATTGCGCGAGACCAGTTTTGGGCTCGGGACAGGATTGGTCTCCTTTCTTGACGGCCCTGTGGGACAGAGAATCGTTCACAAAGCAGGACTCAGCGCATTCCACGGTATCCCCCGGAGGGTGAAACTACCACCTAAAGAAGGAGCCCGTAATCCATTGAAATCAAAAAAATAA
- a CDS encoding DEAD/DEAH box helicase: MRSKRGFSRYELDERVLAALPKLGYKYPTLVQEKVIPLFIQKKNLLVEAPTGTGKTAAYGLPLISRLNLLKNSTQALILTPSRELAVQVQKALQSFYSGDKLKVGIVVGGTSMKESYDTIKSSPHILVAVPGRLKDVMSEKSYDFLWRDIKFLIVDEGDKMVEAGFQKDFDEIRERIRGTAQVGFFSATISPDSQLLIKERVKKLEIVRLSPKQMLKNIQFSFLKVQRGKRESFLVSMLKQEKVEKALIFAGRRQDIAPQLGFLRNCGLKAEAYHGNQEQKEREHILKRFKESSINYLLATDLAARGLDIEDLPAVINMSIPSEYDYYLHRVGRTGRAGNKGKVFNIVSGEMELVRLKRHHRVMELRIQEMQVELLDKKDLIQSKKETWVKYHFSRGKKDKIRKGDVVGFLLNHTALSSEQIGTISTFDSYTVVDMPQSAFHELKDQEGLKIKGKSLKIRKYSRGEEEKKAKAIKKLKQDRK, encoded by the coding sequence ATGAGATCGAAAAGGGGATTTAGCAGATACGAACTGGATGAAAGAGTTTTGGCGGCTTTGCCTAAGCTGGGGTACAAATATCCTACCCTGGTGCAGGAGAAGGTAATCCCTTTATTTATCCAAAAGAAAAATCTACTGGTTGAAGCGCCTACAGGCACAGGGAAGACGGCTGCTTATGGCCTTCCGCTGATATCCCGCCTCAATCTTTTGAAGAATAGTACACAGGCTTTGATACTGACTCCCTCCCGTGAATTGGCAGTACAGGTACAGAAAGCTTTGCAGTCTTTCTATTCAGGAGATAAACTAAAGGTGGGAATTGTGGTAGGAGGGACCAGCATGAAGGAGAGTTATGACACCATCAAGTCTTCCCCTCATATCCTAGTTGCTGTACCGGGAAGATTGAAAGATGTGATGTCTGAAAAAAGCTATGACTTTTTATGGCGAGATATCAAGTTCCTCATTGTGGATGAAGGAGATAAAATGGTAGAAGCCGGATTTCAAAAAGATTTTGATGAAATCCGTGAACGTATCAGAGGGACTGCACAGGTGGGATTTTTCTCCGCGACCATTTCTCCTGACAGTCAGCTGCTCATCAAGGAGCGGGTGAAAAAACTGGAGATCGTGAGATTGAGCCCCAAGCAGATGCTGAAGAATATTCAATTCAGTTTTCTCAAGGTGCAAAGAGGTAAGCGGGAATCCTTTTTGGTTTCCATGCTCAAACAGGAGAAAGTAGAGAAAGCCCTGATCTTTGCAGGTAGAAGACAGGACATAGCCCCTCAATTGGGATTCCTGCGAAACTGTGGACTAAAAGCTGAGGCTTATCATGGAAACCAGGAGCAAAAGGAGCGGGAACATATCCTCAAGCGTTTCAAAGAATCCTCCATCAATTATCTATTGGCAACTGATTTGGCAGCCAGAGGACTTGATATAGAAGACCTCCCGGCTGTGATCAATATGTCCATCCCTTCTGAGTACGATTACTATTTGCATCGTGTGGGCCGTACAGGGCGTGCAGGAAACAAGGGAAAGGTTTTTAATATAGTAAGTGGCGAAATGGAATTGGTGCGCTTAAAACGCCACCATAGAGTTATGGAGTTGCGGATTCAGGAAATGCAGGTTGAGCTCCTCGATAAAAAAGATCTCATCCAATCGAAAAAAGAAACCTGGGTCAAATACCATTTTTCCCGCGGCAAAAAAGATAAGATCCGTAAAGGAGATGTGGTAGGCTTTCTTCTGAACCATACAGCGCTATCCAGTGAGCAAATCGGTACCATCAGTACCTTTGATAGCTATACCGTTGTTGATATGCCGCAAAGCGCTTTCCACGAACTCAAGGATCAGGAAGGATTGAAAATCAAAGGCAAAAGCCTGAAAATCCGTAAATACTCTCGCGGTGAGGAAGAGAAGAAGGCGAAGGCAATTAAGAAGTTGAAGCAGGATCGGAAATAA
- a CDS encoding endonuclease/exonuclease/phosphatase family protein — translation MKWMKKVFWVLLAVFVGFLLYLGGMIFYASSTDYVPEAVEIPQLHGEAIKSSVPDTLNFLNWNIGYCGLGEESDFFYDGGELVRTPEAWVDKNAEGIREYLRSLLGETDFYLLQEVDVEADRSNNKDQMKFISEGLNAYVSAFAPNYKVGYIPIPLTEPMGSVLGGLGMWSKYYPGKTSRHAYEGNYDWPTYLFFLDRCFLQMRFPTSHGKELVLINTHNSAFDDGSLKAAQMAMLREVILAEYALGNYVIVGGDWNQYPPHYMGVGEMGLRKDQQDEKLFVSPQFLSLDWTWAFDSEVATNRSLISPYDPDTTKTGIIDYYLLSPNVELLEVKTDDLDFAYSDHQPVRLKVALKGKAKEENPE, via the coding sequence ATGAAATGGATGAAAAAAGTCTTTTGGGTTTTACTGGCTGTGTTCGTCGGCTTTCTACTTTATCTGGGAGGGATGATTTTTTATGCTAGCAGTACTGACTATGTACCAGAAGCTGTCGAAATTCCCCAATTACATGGAGAGGCTATTAAAAGCTCTGTTCCGGATACCCTGAACTTCCTCAATTGGAACATCGGATATTGTGGCCTGGGAGAGGAGTCTGATTTCTTCTATGATGGTGGAGAACTGGTGCGAACGCCCGAAGCCTGGGTAGATAAAAATGCAGAAGGGATCAGAGAATATCTGAGAAGTTTGTTGGGCGAAACAGATTTCTATCTGTTACAAGAAGTAGATGTAGAAGCAGACCGAAGTAATAATAAGGATCAGATGAAGTTTATTTCGGAAGGTCTGAACGCTTATGTTTCTGCTTTTGCCCCCAATTATAAAGTCGGTTACATCCCCATTCCGCTTACTGAGCCTATGGGAAGTGTGTTGGGAGGTCTGGGCATGTGGAGTAAATATTATCCTGGCAAAACCAGCCGTCATGCCTATGAAGGTAATTACGACTGGCCGACCTATCTCTTTTTTCTGGATCGCTGTTTCCTCCAAATGAGATTTCCCACTTCTCATGGCAAAGAACTGGTGCTTATAAATACCCACAATTCAGCCTTTGATGATGGAAGTTTGAAGGCCGCACAAATGGCGATGCTTAGGGAAGTAATCCTTGCCGAGTATGCCTTAGGTAATTATGTGATTGTAGGAGGGGACTGGAACCAGTATCCACCGCATTATATGGGGGTAGGGGAAATGGGCCTGAGAAAAGATCAACAGGACGAAAAACTCTTTGTTTCTCCTCAATTTCTGAGCCTGGACTGGACCTGGGCATTTGATTCTGAAGTAGCAACAAACAGAAGCCTGATATCACCCTATGATCCGGATACGACCAAAACGGGCATCATTGATTATTACCTCTTGTCGCCAAATGTGGAATTGCTGGAGGTGAAAACAGATGATTTGGACTTTGCCTATTCTGACCATCAACCAGTACGTTTGAAGGTAGCTTTGAAGGGAAAGGCAAAAGAAGAAAATCCCGAATAG